From the Perca flavescens isolate YP-PL-M2 chromosome 21, PFLA_1.0, whole genome shotgun sequence genome, one window contains:
- the kif19 gene encoding kinesin-like protein KIF19, which produces MKDTGESKDHQLTVALRIRPLSDAEQEEAATIVAHRVDDQMVVLKDPMEDPDDILRANRSREKTYMFDVAFDYSASQEEVYRATTKGLIEGLISGYNATVFAYGPTGCGKTYTMLGTDKEPGIYVQTLNDLFRAIEETSDDMLYSVSMSYLEIYNEMIRDLLNPSSGFLDLREDSKGEIQVAGITEVSTINAQEIMELLMRGNKQRTQEPTAANKTSSRSHAVLQVAVKQQSRCRDVLQEVRFARLFMIDLAGSERAAQTQNRGQRLKEGAHINRSLLALGNCINALSDKNGTKYVNYRDSKLTRLLKDSLGGNSRTVMIAHISPASVAFEESRNTLAYADRAKSIRTRVKRNLINVSYHIAQYTNIISDLRCEIQRLKKKIADQASRQLNSDRADIRHVQAEVQAHSSHQSQAEMDQLREQLLDAFRQQMEIRKSLMELENSNMEIQIDTSKHLLTIADWEQEWTRRRRKWRAERRKESVNKDESEKDSDSPDSPPDSTETQQVAMARETLVTLMAEQKKINKQKALLERRFVELRDRGRRLEELLPRRVSSEEQREVLCLLCKVHELEIENAEMQSHALLKDNVIRHKNFVVQRFEQHRHLCDEIIQQQRQFIVDHSLLVPPHLQELYEMYMRELDERKLDRAMALDKVTTRHTIKEGSLPKITLPGQGRDNMQDMDSDQESVRNMCSDNRQGQAKIRRHTLPPILPEPEVDNNRVFKSSPHARQIKNSAVMTPPPIHINGKGNRELQPLAPESSLSYSHLSHSVSSHLDSSPESSEAGADIPLSRTERQQILKGVQNIVVKAARRRSKALEVDALRLPPPPSPLDPKKQKSSLSLSEAPPGGLPMRRGRQPSPELRHATSDDNLSSSTGDGPGLQVTWTRPRNLHVATKNQTPREVDFEARRKKRRSRSFEVTGQALPQTKTSTAQRFRPLDSTSDLHLHSNGQPQAPMLRPQYRGVLPLAKIRAPHNIQQTGLNAESSSAHMNNLKRGPQLRQPQPLLYITTTGTGGQRTRRH; this is translated from the exons ATGGTGGTTCTGAAGGACCCAATGGAGGACCCGGACGACATTCTGCGGGCCAACCGCTCCAGGGAGAAAACGTACATGTTTGATGTGGCGTTCGACTACTCAGCCAGTCAG GAAGAGGTGTACCGAGCTACAACCAAAGGGCTGATTGAGGGCCTCATATCAGGCTACAATGCCACCGTGTTCGCCTACGGACCcacag GTTGTGGAAAGACATACACCATGTTGGGGACAGACAAGGAGCCAGGCATCTACGTTCAAACGCTAAACGACCTGTTCCGGGCCATTGAGGAGACCAGTGACGATATGCTGTACAGCGTTTCCATGTCCTATCTGGAG ATCTACAATGAGATGATCCGTGACCTGCTGAACCCATCCTCGGGCTTCTTGGACCTGAGAGAAGACTCTAAAGGAGAGATTCAGGTCGCTGGCATCACAGAGGTGTCTACCATCAATGCACAAGAG ATCATGGAATTGCTGATGAGGGGCAACAAGCAACGCACCCAGGAGCCGACAGCCGCCAACAAGACGTCGTCTCGCTCCCACGCTGTGCTGCAGGTGGCCGTGAAGCAGCAGAGCAGGTGTCGAGACGTCTTACAGGAGGTCCGCTTTGCACGTCTCTTCATGATCGACCTAGCCGGCTCTGAACGAGCAGCACAG ACTCAGAATAGGGGTCAGCGGTTGAAAGAGGGGGCCCACATCAACCGCTCCCTCCTGGCTTTGGGCAACTGCATCAACGCGCTGAGTGACAAAAATGGCACCAAGTATGTCAACTATCGAGACAGCAAGTTGACTCGACTACTGAAG GACTCGTTGGGTGGGAACAGCCGAACGGTCATGATAGCCCATATTAGCCCCGCCTCTGTGGCTTTTGAGGAGTCTCGTAACACGCTGGCATACGCTGACCGTGCCAAAAGCATTCGAACACGG GTAAAGAGGAACCTTATAAATGTGTCGTACCACATTGCTCAGTACACCAACATCATCTCAGACCTGCGCTGTGAGATCCAGCGGCTCAAGAAGAAGATTGCCGATCAGGCGAGTCGCCAGCTTAACTCCGACCGAGCAGACATCCGCCATGTCCAGG CGGAGGTCCAGGCCCACTCCAGCCACCAGAGTCAGGCGGAGATGGACCAGTTGAGGGAGCAGCTCCTGGATGCCTTCCGCCAACAGATGGAGATCAGGAAGAGCCTGATGGAGCTGGAAAACAGCAACATGGAGATCCAGATCGACACCTCCAAACACCTGTTAACCATTGCAGA CTGGGAGCAGGAGTGGACTAGGCGCAGGAGGAAGTGGCGGGCTGAAAGGAGGAAGGAAAGTGTCAATAAGGATGAAAGCGAGAAGGACTCGGACTCCCCAGATTCTCCTCCAGATAGCACAGAGACCCAGCAGGTGGCGATGGCCCGAGAAACCCTGGTTACACTCATGGCTGAACAGAAAAAGATCAACAAACAGAAG GCGTTGCTCGAGCGCAGATTTGTGGAGCTTCGGGATCGGGGCCGTCGCTTGGAGGAGCTGCTGCCTCGACGGGTGAGCTCAGAGGAGCAGCGCGAGGTCCTGTGCCTCCTCTGCAAGGTCCACGAGCTGGAGATCGAGAACGCAGAGATGCAGTCCCACGCGCTGCTCAAGGACAACGTCATCCGGCACAAAAACTTTGTGGTGCAGCGCTTCGAGCAGCACAGACACCTGTGTGACGAGATCATACAGCAGCAGAGACAGTTCATTGTTG ACCACAGTCTCCTAGTACCTCCACACCTCCAGGAGCTGTATGAAATGTACATGAGGGAGCTAGATGAGAGGAAACTGGACAGAGCAATGGCCCTGGATAAGGTGACCACCAGACACACCATCAAG GAGGGCTCTCTGCCCAAGATCACCCTGCCCGGTCAGGGTCGTGACAACATGCAGGACATGGACTCGGACCAGGAGAGCGTACGCAACATGTGCTCGGATAACAGACAAGGCCAAGCCAAAATCCGTAGACACACTTTGCCCCCTATTCTGCCTGAGCCTGAGGT TGACAATAACAGAGTTTTTAAGAGCAGCCCTCATGCCAGGCAGATAAAAAACTCTGCTGTAATGACCCCGCCTCCCATCCACATAAACGGGAAGGGCAACAGAGAG CTGCAGCCGCTGGCTCCTGAGAGCTCTCTGAGCTACAGCCATCTCAGCCACAGTGTCAGCAGCCACCTGGACTCTTCACCCGAGAGCAGCGAGGCCGGGGCTGATATCCCGCTTTCACGAACTG AGCGGCAGCAGATCCTAAAGGGGGTCCAGAACATTGTAGTAAAAGCAGCCCGTCGACGCTCCAAAGCCCTGGAGGTGGACGCCTTGCGGttaccccctcccccctctcccctggACCCCAAGAAGCAGAAAAGCAGCCTCTCTTTGAGTGAGGCGCCCCCTGGAGGTTTACCAATGCGACGCGGCAGGCAGCCTAGCCCTGAGCTCAGACACGCCACCTCGGACGATAACCTGTCCAGCAGTACGGGTGACGGGCCCGGCCTGCAAGTGACCTGGACACGCCCACGTAACCTTCATGTCGCCACCAAGAACCAAACACCCCGCGAAGTGGACTTTGAGGCTCGCCGCAAAAAGAGGCGCTCACGCTCTTTTGAGGTCACTGGTCAAGCA CTGCCTCAAACTAAGACAAGCACAGCTCAGAGGTTCCGTCCTCTGGACAGCACATCAGACCTCCATCTCCACAGCAACGGCCAGCCCCAGGCTCCCATGCTCCGCCCCCAGTACAGAGGGGTCCTTCCTCTCGCCAAAATCAGGGCACCCCACAACATCCAGCAAACAG GCTTAAATGCAGAGTCCTCATCGGCCCACATGAATAACCTGAAGCGAGGGCCCCAGCTGCGGCAGCCCCAACCCCTCCTGTACATCACCACCACAGGAACCGGGGGCCAGCGCACACGCAGACACTAA